In Labrys monachus, the genomic stretch GGTTGTGGTGACGACGATGAAGAGCGTCGTCGGCGCGAGCATCGGAAACGTGACGCGGAGGAAGCGGTCCCAGCCATAATCCATCCCGTCGAGTTCGGCGGCGTCGTAAATATCCTGGGGAATGGATGCGAGACCGGCGAGGAACAATACCGTGGTCTGACCGATCAATTGCCACGCGCTGATGCAGGACAATGTGACGAGGGCAATCGAAGGGTCCGTGAGAAAGTCGACCCGGCTCAAGCCCAACGCGACGAGCCATTCATTGACGGGCCCGATACGTCCATGAAGAAGAAATTGCCACACGATCGCCATGGCGATGAAGGTGCTGGTCGCCGGCAGAAAAAAGATGACTTCATAAGCATGCCGGAATTTCTGCCGCCGCTGAATGAGCAGCGCCAGGATGAGGCCGACGACGACGGACAAGGGCATCGCGATCGCGACATAGACGGCGGTGTGCCCGATGGCCTTCAAGGCCCGGTCGTCTTGAAGCATATCCTGGTAGTTGGCAAAACCGGTGAAGGTCCAGTCGGTGGCCCCCAGGCTGTAGTTGGTGAAGCTCAGTCCGAACACCACGAGAAGGGGGGCCACCATCAAGGTGGCGAGGAGGAGCGCAGCCGGAAAGGCAAACGCCCATCCCGCGGAGGCCGACCTGCGCGCCGCATTGCCCGGGCGCCGTCTGCCGGCAATCGGTATCGTTATAGCCGTCATCCGACCACCCCCGTGGCTGGGGCGTTCTCGACCAGCGCGAACCTTCGATCGGTTTGAAGCTGCCGTATCCGCGCGCCGGCCGAGTCGAAAACTTTGGCGTCCGCCGGTTTGAAACCCAGGAAAACCCGGCCGTCGGCGGGAGAGGAGAACTGCGCGAGTTCGTCCCCGGTCAGGCGTGCGACCGCGGATGTCCGGGCGTCGCCCTCCACGGTGAGATGCACGAGCATCTCATGGCCGATCTGCTCGATCCGCTCGATCCGGCCGCGCCAGTGCAGGGAGGTCTCCGCGCGCGAGCCGACACGCAGGTCTTCGGGGCGTACGCCGATATCCACGGATTGAGGCGGCGCGGCCGGCATCGGCACGGCGAACTCATGACCGCCGAAGGACAGCCTGCCGCCCTCGGTGACCCGCCCCGGGAAAATATTGATCGCCGGCGTGCCCAGAAACTTCGCCACGCTGATGTGCTGCGGATCGTGGAAGACCTGCATCGGCGTGCCGATTTGAATGGCTCGGCCCGCCATCATCACGACCACCCGATCGGCCATCGTCATCGCCTCGGTCTGATCGTGCGTCACATAGATCGTGGTAATGCCCAACCGGCGCTGCAGTTCGACGAGTTCCCCGCGCATCTCCGCCCGCAGGGCGGCGTCCAGGCTGGACAATGGCTCGTCCATCAGAAAAAGGCGGGGCTGGCGAATGATGGCGCGGCCGATGGCGACACGCTGCCGCTGGCCGCCTGAAAGCTGAGCCGGTTTGCGGTCGAGCAGGCCCTCGATCCTCAACGAGGCGGCGACACGGACCAACTCGCTTTCAATGCGCCGTCTCTGCCGGCGGCCATCCGCCGACAAGGCCCCAAGGAGGGGCTGCCGCTGCCAGAAAGATAGGGTCCTCATGATCAGCGGCGCCGCCAGGTTTTCTCGGACCGTCATGTGGGGATAGAGCGCGAAGCTCTGGAAGACCATCGCGATGTCGCGGTGCTTGGGCGGCATGCCGAGAATATCACGCCCGTCGACGCAGGTGCTGCCCGCGCTCTGCCGGTCGAATCCCGCCAATATCCGGAGCAACGTCGATTTTCCGCAGCCCGACGGCCCCAGCAGGCACATGAATTCTCCCGCCCTTACCTCGAGGTCGAGGTCTTCGAGCACGGCTGTATCGCCGAAGCTCTTGGCGAGCCCTTTTATCTTCACATTCGAAGCTGCCATCGAAGTCCCCTCATTGCAGGCACCCAGCACGGGCTGAACGCCGTTTCCGGATTTTTACTCCGCGCCCGGACGCCCTCCGGCAGGAGGGCGGCTCGCGTCCTCCGCGGCTATTAATGGAGTATTACTTCAATTATATGACACTCGCAACGGATTTTTACTCCATCGCTGAATTGATGGGAGGGAGGAGGGCCGCCATCGCTTCGGCAAGATAGACCGCTCGGGGAACCGCGTTGATGAAGCCCCCATAGGCAGGGATGGTCAGCTTTGCCATCGGCAGCACCGCATCGGCCTGCTTGGCCAGGGGACTGCGGACATTGCAGGTTACCGCCAACGTGAACGCACCGGTCGAGCGAGCGACCCGCAGAAAATCGATCGTATTCGCCGTCACCCCGGACTCGGAAATCGCGATAGCGGCGGACGAGGCGGTCAAGCCATTGGCGACTTCATGCGCCAGGGTGATGTCTCGGATCGCGTGGGCATTCAATCCGGCCCTCAGCAGACGATATGAAAACAATTCGGCGACGATGCCGGAGACGCCGGCGCCGTAAAGATCGATCCGGTTGCAGGTTCGAAACCGGGAAGCGAGGCGCTCGAGCAGGGCCTCGTCGGTCATCTCCGCTGTCGCGACGATCGAACGGGCGAGCTCGTGGCCCATGGCGGACAGTTGATGCCCGTCCCGACCGGATTGCGGATCGCCATTGGCGTGCTTCAGGGCCAGATCCGCCGCAAGCGCGAGTTTGAAGTCCGAGAAGCCGCTGAAACCGGCCGTCTGGCACAACCGCACGATGCTGGCTTCCCCGGCTCTCGAGAATTTGCTGAGATCCTTGAGGGAGTATCTGACGACCTTCTCGGCGTTTTCCACGATGTAGACGGCCGCTCGCGCCGCCGCATTCGACAGATCCGGAATGCTCGCCTCGAGAAGCGCGAGGGGTCCTGGAGCATTGACCCTTTTGTGGTGGCCGTCGAGGTTCGAATTTGCTTGCTTCGTCATGCGGTGTCCGGTGGTTACCTGTGTCGATGGTATCGGCGAGGGATCTGCGGGCCGGAAGCCGCCTTCCGGGCCTGGCCATGGCAGCCCGAAAATCCGCCTCACCCTCATGATACAGGCAAAATAAATGGAGCGTTACACCATTCGGAGCCTTGTGGGGTCCGGGGCGCTCCGCGGATGGCGATGCGCTCCGCCATCGCCTCAAAGATCGAAACCCGTAAACGCGGCGGCATCACCGCCGAGGTCCGCGGTCTCGACAGCCTCGCCACGATCCTTGAAGCGCGTCCCAACAGCCGAGCCGACGACCTCATGCCATGGCGGGCCGAGACGGAGAAACGGCCGCGGCACCGCCGAGCTTCGGGCTTTACCCTCCCACACCACAGCCGCTGATGATTCTCATCCTGTTCGTCGCGCAGCAGGATAAAACCGCGATCGAAACCTCAAAGAAAATCAATCTCTATTCGACAGAAAGAGCGATCAACTCTGCGCCCGCGACAGCGCGATCTTCGCGGAGCAGGGTCTGCATCTGTTTTGCGTTACGCTTGGGCGGTGCCCCGAACATGCGCGCATATTCGCGGCTGAACTGCGACGGGCTTTCATAGCCGACCTGGAAGGATGCTGCCTCGACGTTGACGGCGCTTGAAATCATCAGCCGGCGCGCCTCCAGCAGGCGGAGCTGTTTCTGATACTGAAGCGGCGTCAGCGATGTCAGGGCCTTGAACTGACGGTGGAAGGCCGAGGGGCTCATCTGAGCGATCGCGGCCAATTCATCGATCCGAACCGCCTCCCGGAAACGGTCTCGCAAGCTGTGCATGGCGCTTATCACCCGATGCGATGGGCCGTTCGCCAAGGTCATTCTGGCGACATCCCCGCCGTGAGGGCCGGTCAGCAGCCAATAGCATATCTCGCGCATGATGACGGGGTAGAGCGTCGCAATCGCCTTTGGTGTTTCGAGGAGCCGAACCAGGCGTAGCGCGCAGTCGGCCAGCGGGCCTTGGAAATCGGTGACAAAGACGCCACGACCAGCCTCCCCGCTCGCCTTCGGCGGCGCCTCGAGTCCCTCCGCGACGCTCCTCATCATCGCGATGTCCAGCTCGAAGGCGAGGACAAGGCAGGGCTCGCCAGGGCTGGCTTCGATGACCCGGCCGATCGAGGGCGTTTCGACGCCAATCACCAAGGCCTGCCCCGCCCTGTACTCAAGCCGATTGCCGCCGAACATCGCCCACTTGGCGCCTTGGGCCACGATGCACATGGCCGGACTGGAGATCATGTGGCTTGGCGGTTTCGGATGGTCCGATCGCAGAATGATCACCCTGTCGATCGGCGTTCTGTAGGGACTCTCGCCGGGCTGGCGTTCGGTAAAGCGGAGCAGCGCTTCCGCCAACGGATCTCGCACCTTGGATGCTCCCTTCATGCTGAACCATAGCAAGCCTATCCTGCCGAGCAGGATTAGGCAAGAAATTGGGGCATTCGGGCATTCCGTTTGCCGGCCATACGGCATCATAATGCATCAAGATTTCCGGCCCACTTTCAGCAGAAAGATGAATTATGCCAAACAGCAAGATAGCAATCGTCACCGGCGGCAGGCGCTCGGCCGCGCCGGCTTGCCCGACGACGTCGGGCCGGTGATCGCCGCGCTGCTGTCCGACGATTTCGGCTGGGTCAACGCCCAGCGGATCGAAGTCGCGGGCGGCATCCACATCTAGGGTTCATCTTATCGAACATATCTAGTCGCGCCCGCCAGATGGCCGTCGCCTCGCCCTGGAAGGAGGTGGCCATCATCTCAGCGCGATCCGGGCCCGGCCCCGGAGCCTACGCCACAATATCCAGCATCCCTCCATCATGTCCTTCGCTTACCGGCAATTCTCCACCAGCCATGACGCCCGGGCTGCCCTGCTTGCGTCATGCCTGGAGCCCCCGCTTAAGCCTTCGGGGATTGTCAGCCGAGCGCGGCGGTTGCTCCTGCGGTGGCGACCACTGCGAACGCTGGTCACCGCCGATTCCACGCCTGCTGCAGTGACGTGGGACTTCGCTCATGAGCTTCGTCGCGCTGGTACGTAGCGTGCAGGCATCTCGAACGGATCACTGGACGAGAGAGTCTTTCGCTTCCCAATCCGGTGCGAAAGGAGGGCGGACGAACCGCTGGTCCTTCGGCAGCGCGGCGATGGCGGCGCGATCCACGTCGTCGAGCCTAATCGCCAGCGCATCGAGATTGGCACGCTGACTCTTCGGCCGGCCAGCCTTCGGTATGGCGATGACCCCATCCTGATCGAGCAGCCAGGCGATCGCAATTTGGGCGGCGCTGGCGCTATGCTTCTCGCCAATCTCGGCCAGTGCCGGGTCGGAGGCGGCGCGCCCCTGAGCCAGGGGTGCATAGGCGGTCAGAGGTATATTCTTTCCTCTAAGGTAGGTTAGCATCTCGCCCTGGGCCAGAAACGGATGATACTCCACCTGGTGAACAGCGATGGGGGCGCCAATCTCGTCCACCGCGCGCCGGATCATGGGCATGTTAAAGTTACATACACCGACGGCGCGCATACGCCCCTCCTCGCGCAACGCCGTCAGAGTCTCGAGTGTCGCGGCCATGTCCATATCCTTGGCCGGCCAATGAACCATGTAGAGATCGACATAGTCCAGCCCGAGCTTGGCCAGGCTGACGTCGAAAGAACGACGAAGCGTATCCCTGGCAAGCGCATCGTGCCAGACTTTCGTTGTCACGAAGAGGTCGGATCTCGCAACACCGGATGCCGAGATCGCAGCGCCGACTGCCTCCTCGTTCTCATACATCGCGGCCGTATCGATATGCCGATAGCCCAGCGCAAGCGCACTCTCCACGACCGGCTGGCAACCGCCTCCCGGCATACGGAACGTTCCGAAACCTAGACGTGGGATCGAGACGCCCTGCGTGACGATATTTTCCATCGACCGAAACTCCTACGTCCGTGCGCCCGCGACCAGCGTGGCAATCACCGCATCCACGTCGATGCGGCCTTTGACGACCTTGCTGCCCATGTCCTGAAACGCGATCCAGCCCTCGTTGAAACCGTCGAGCATGCGGATGCGCGGTGTCGGATTCTTCATGCCTTGGGAGCGGAACAAGGCTTCCCACGTGCCTCGCGGAACTGTCTCAACGCGAACCGGCTTGCCGAGGGCGCCCGCGAAAGCGCCGGCCAGATCGTTCGGCGATATATGGCGCGGTCCTTCCAGCTCGACTATGCGCGTGCCCGACCAATCCTCCTGGATGAGATCCGCTGCGACGCGGCCCACATCCTGGGTGGCAACCATCGGGAACACCTTATCGGCCGGCTGGAGGAAACTATGAATGATGCCGTTGTCACGTGCCGATGGCACGTCCCACAGGGCGTTTTCGATAAACCAGCCAGGCCGCAGGATCGTCAGCGGCATGCCGATCGCCGTGACCGCCTTTTCCATCATGGTTCGCTGGGAAAGCAGATTGTCCTGGACGGCATCACCGCCGATCGTCGAGAGGCAGAGCACCCTTTTGGGTCGGGCTGCGATCAGGGCGGTGGTGACGCTATCGATAACCAGCTGCGCTTCCGGATAGCCGGGTTCGGGATCGAACTCGGAAGGCGGCAGGATGAACACCGCCGTCGCGCCGGTGAAGGCTTTTGTCAGCGCTTCCCGATCTTCCATCTCGGCGACCGCAATCTCGCAGCCCAGCGTTGCCCAGGCCTCGCCCTTCTTCGCATCGCGGACGACGGCGCGGACGGATTGGCCCGCGGCCAGAAGAACCCGGGCCATGGCGCCGCCGACTTTCCCGGTAATGCCTGTAATGGCGTACATCATCATTCTCCGATTGGCTTGAATCTGATTGCAAAGACGGCTGCCTAGGCGTGTTCGAGCCCGGCATAGAGACCGCGCTCGAAGGCGCCGTAGAGCGCCACGACGCGCTCGTCGAAGAAGGGCAGGACCTGGGTGAAGAGAGCGCCGGTGACATGCTTCACCGGGTCGAGCCAGAAGTAGCAGTTGAGCAGGCCCGCCCAGGAGATGCTGCCGGCGGAGCGTCCGTTCGGCCCCGGTTGCGTGTTGATGTCGAAAGACAGGCCCCATTGATGCGGCTGTCCCGGGAACTGGTCGAAGCTGCGGGAATAGGACGGCTGCGCCGAGCGCATCTCCTGAACGTTGAGCTCGCCGATCTGGTTCTGCATCATCATGGCGACCGTCTCCGGACGCAGGATACGGGCGCCATGCAGCGCTCCTCCGTTCAGCAGCGCCCGCAGGAACGCCATGTAGTCGCGCGGCGTGCTGAAGGCGCCGCCGCCGCCCATGAAGAACTCCGGCCGCTGCGGCATCTCGAAGGGCCCCGGCTCCAGCCCGCCATCGGCGCGACGGTTGTGGAAGGTGGCGACACGGCGCTTCTGCTCGGTCCCGATCAGAAACCCCGAATTCTTCATGCCGAGCGGCTCGAAGATGTTCTCGCGGAAGTAGACCTCGAGCGACTGGTCGGACACCGCCTCGACCAGCTTGCCGACCCAGTCCATGCTGATGCCGTATTCCCAGCGCTCACCGGGCTCGAATTCGAGCGGAGCCGTGAAGGCGGCGTTCCTGCAGGTCGCGATGTCGGGCATATCGGTCACCTTCTCGTAGCGGGTCAGCGCCTCGCTCCAGATCGAATAGGTGTAGCCTGAGGTATGCGTCAGCAGATGGCGCACCTTGATCGCGCGCTTGGCCGGCCGCAGTCGCGGCGTGCCATCCACGGCAAAGCCGTCGAGGACCTGGGGAGAGGCCAGTTCGGGCAGGTATTTCGCCGCATCGTCGTCCAGATGCACGCGGCCCTGCTCGATCAACTGCATGCAGGCCGTCGCCGTGAAGGCCTTGGTCATCGACAGCAGCCAGAACACCGTGTCGAGCGTCATCGGGGCGCCCGTTGCGACATTCGCCTTGCCGAAAGCACCCTCATAGACCACGCCTTTCGGCGTCGCTGCGACGGCGATGACGCCGGCTACATCGTTCCCTGAAACGCCTCCCCGCAAGGCGTCGTCGATCGCCTTGAATCGGACTGACGAACCAGCGGGGTTTGCTCCGGCCAAAGCCGGGCCGACCGCATCGAGAGCCAGGATGGCTCCCAGCATTCCCCCGCTCCGAAGCATTGTCCTGCGTGTGAGATTGGCCATGGCTAACTCCTGTCCGGCTCGAAGGAGGCCCGATCTTCCCGGCCGCTCGCCTCCGATATTCCTGCGATGCCCGGTTGTAAGCGGCGCCACGACGTGATTCACGCGCATTAAAATCAATGCTACAGTGACTTAAATTCACTGCTCAGGTGCTCCGACGCGGATTTGCGGAGGCGAAGGGAAATCGAATGGCTTTCGACACGCGGCTTCTGACCGGCATCGGTGTCCTGGCGGCGGTGACGGAGGCGGGGAATTTCGCCCGCGCCGCGGAGATGCTCGGCCTGACACCCTCCGCGGTGAGCCGGGCGGTGGCGCGTCTGGAGGGGCGGGTCGGCGTGCGGCTCTTCGATCGCACTCCCCGCGAAGTCAGCCTCACGGAGGAAGGGCGCCGCTTCCACACGCAGGTGACGCCGCTTCTCGCGGGCATGGAAGAGGCCGCCGCCGAGGCCGCGGGCGCGGCGGCGGTCGTGCGCGGCCGGCTGCGCGTGTCGGTGGATCCGTGGTTCGCGCGCATGGTGCTTGCCTCGAAGCTCCAGCAGTTCCTGGTCCGCTATCCTCTGCTGTCGGTCGACCTGTCCACCAGCAACTACCGCGAGGAGATGATGACCGGCGTCGACGTGGCGGTGCGCTTCGGCCCACCCGACGAGTCGTCGCTCATCGTGCGCAAGCTGTTGGAGATCCGTATCCTGACGGTCGCATCTCCTGCCTATCTCGAAAAGCATGGCGAACCGCGATCCCCCCACGACCTCGTCCATCACGAAGCGCTTCTCTTCCGCAATCCGCAGACCGGCCTGCCCTTCGCTTGGGAGTTCCGGCGCGGCGGGGAGGTCCATGAGGTCAAGGTTTCCGGTCGCCTGGTCATGGACGACCCTTCTGTGGCGATCTCCGCTTGCCTGGCCGGCCAAGGCATTTTCCAGAGCCTCGCGATCGGCCTGGAGCCGCTCCTGTCACGCGGCGAGCTTGTCCATATCCTGCCGGAATGGTCGGAGGAACTCTATCCGCTCTATGCCTATCACCCCTCTCGGCATCTCCCGCCCGCAAAGGTCCGGGCGCTCCTGGATTTCATTCAGGAGATTGCTGTCCGGGCGTAGCTTATCGAAGGTGGCTGGGTCCGTAGGATCGGCGTTCTCTATGCCATACCCTGCTAGCGAGTCTGGGGCTCGGGATCGATCATTCTGATCGTCAGCATGCGATCAGTGACCCCACCG encodes the following:
- a CDS encoding carbohydrate ABC transporter permease; its protein translation is MTAITIPIAGRRRPGNAARRSASAGWAFAFPAALLLATLMVAPLLVVFGLSFTNYSLGATDWTFTGFANYQDMLQDDRALKAIGHTAVYVAIAMPLSVVVGLILALLIQRRQKFRHAYEVIFFLPATSTFIAMAIVWQFLLHGRIGPVNEWLVALGLSRVDFLTDPSIALVTLSCISAWQLIGQTTVLFLAGLASIPQDIYDAAELDGMDYGWDRFLRVTFPMLAPTTLFIVVTTTITTFQAFDSIAALTKGGPAGSTETLLYRIYLEAYQYTNMGYASALSVVFLAFIVLFSLVQIFLADRRIHY
- a CDS encoding ABC transporter ATP-binding protein, translating into MAASNVKIKGLAKSFGDTAVLEDLDLEVRAGEFMCLLGPSGCGKSTLLRILAGFDRQSAGSTCVDGRDILGMPPKHRDIAMVFQSFALYPHMTVRENLAAPLIMRTLSFWQRQPLLGALSADGRRQRRRIESELVRVAASLRIEGLLDRKPAQLSGGQRQRVAIGRAIIRQPRLFLMDEPLSSLDAALRAEMRGELVELQRRLGITTIYVTHDQTEAMTMADRVVVMMAGRAIQIGTPMQVFHDPQHISVAKFLGTPAINIFPGRVTEGGRLSFGGHEFAVPMPAAPPQSVDIGVRPEDLRVGSRAETSLHWRGRIERIEQIGHEMLVHLTVEGDARTSAVARLTGDELAQFSSPADGRVFLGFKPADAKVFDSAGARIRQLQTDRRFALVENAPATGVVG
- a CDS encoding MurR/RpiR family transcriptional regulator, coding for MTKQANSNLDGHHKRVNAPGPLALLEASIPDLSNAAARAAVYIVENAEKVVRYSLKDLSKFSRAGEASIVRLCQTAGFSGFSDFKLALAADLALKHANGDPQSGRDGHQLSAMGHELARSIVATAEMTDEALLERLASRFRTCNRIDLYGAGVSGIVAELFSYRLLRAGLNAHAIRDITLAHEVANGLTASSAAIAISESGVTANTIDFLRVARSTGAFTLAVTCNVRSPLAKQADAVLPMAKLTIPAYGGFINAVPRAVYLAEAMAALLPPINSAME
- a CDS encoding AraC family transcriptional regulator — protein: MAEALLRFTERQPGESPYRTPIDRVIILRSDHPKPPSHMISSPAMCIVAQGAKWAMFGGNRLEYRAGQALVIGVETPSIGRVIEASPGEPCLVLAFELDIAMMRSVAEGLEAPPKASGEAGRGVFVTDFQGPLADCALRLVRLLETPKAIATLYPVIMREICYWLLTGPHGGDVARMTLANGPSHRVISAMHSLRDRFREAVRIDELAAIAQMSPSAFHRQFKALTSLTPLQYQKQLRLLEARRLMISSAVNVEAASFQVGYESPSQFSREYARMFGAPPKRNAKQMQTLLREDRAVAGAELIALSVE
- a CDS encoding aldo/keto reductase encodes the protein MENIVTQGVSIPRLGFGTFRMPGGGCQPVVESALALGYRHIDTAAMYENEEAVGAAISASGVARSDLFVTTKVWHDALARDTLRRSFDVSLAKLGLDYVDLYMVHWPAKDMDMAATLETLTALREEGRMRAVGVCNFNMPMIRRAVDEIGAPIAVHQVEYHPFLAQGEMLTYLRGKNIPLTAYAPLAQGRAASDPALAEIGEKHSASAAQIAIAWLLDQDGVIAIPKAGRPKSQRANLDALAIRLDDVDRAAIAALPKDQRFVRPPFAPDWEAKDSLVQ
- a CDS encoding NmrA family NAD(P)-binding protein, with product MYAITGITGKVGGAMARVLLAAGQSVRAVVRDAKKGEAWATLGCEIAVAEMEDREALTKAFTGATAVFILPPSEFDPEPGYPEAQLVIDSVTTALIAARPKRVLCLSTIGGDAVQDNLLSQRTMMEKAVTAIGMPLTILRPGWFIENALWDVPSARDNGIIHSFLQPADKVFPMVATQDVGRVAADLIQEDWSGTRIVELEGPRHISPNDLAGAFAGALGKPVRVETVPRGTWEALFRSQGMKNPTPRIRMLDGFNEGWIAFQDMGSKVVKGRIDVDAVIATLVAGART
- a CDS encoding serine hydrolase domain-containing protein, whose amino-acid sequence is MANLTRRTMLRSGGMLGAILALDAVGPALAGANPAGSSVRFKAIDDALRGGVSGNDVAGVIAVAATPKGVVYEGAFGKANVATGAPMTLDTVFWLLSMTKAFTATACMQLIEQGRVHLDDDAAKYLPELASPQVLDGFAVDGTPRLRPAKRAIKVRHLLTHTSGYTYSIWSEALTRYEKVTDMPDIATCRNAAFTAPLEFEPGERWEYGISMDWVGKLVEAVSDQSLEVYFRENIFEPLGMKNSGFLIGTEQKRRVATFHNRRADGGLEPGPFEMPQRPEFFMGGGGAFSTPRDYMAFLRALLNGGALHGARILRPETVAMMMQNQIGELNVQEMRSAQPSYSRSFDQFPGQPHQWGLSFDINTQPGPNGRSAGSISWAGLLNCYFWLDPVKHVTGALFTQVLPFFDERVVALYGAFERGLYAGLEHA
- a CDS encoding LysR family transcriptional regulator, which translates into the protein MAFDTRLLTGIGVLAAVTEAGNFARAAEMLGLTPSAVSRAVARLEGRVGVRLFDRTPREVSLTEEGRRFHTQVTPLLAGMEEAAAEAAGAAAVVRGRLRVSVDPWFARMVLASKLQQFLVRYPLLSVDLSTSNYREEMMTGVDVAVRFGPPDESSLIVRKLLEIRILTVASPAYLEKHGEPRSPHDLVHHEALLFRNPQTGLPFAWEFRRGGEVHEVKVSGRLVMDDPSVAISACLAGQGIFQSLAIGLEPLLSRGELVHILPEWSEELYPLYAYHPSRHLPPAKVRALLDFIQEIAVRA